In Mesoplodon densirostris isolate mMesDen1 chromosome 2, mMesDen1 primary haplotype, whole genome shotgun sequence, the DNA window TGAGATGCTCAAGGTCAAAGTGATAGCAAGTTACGAGGCCACTTATCTTCTGATAGACAACACTGACTAGCATAAACCTTTCTTACCCATATCCTCACCATCCTCATCTCCCACCAATTCTATCTCCCTGTTGCCCTCTTCCCCAGAATACTCACCAGGATTCCCTCTACTTTGTTCTGCACGGCCTTGCTGTGGAGAAGAGGAGAAAGCTGGAGGTCACACACAAGATTTTTCCCCATCCCTATGTCTGACTGCCAGGGAGAGGAAGAGGTCTGAAAAGCCTAGCAGGTGCTCAAGAACTGCTACCATGATGAAGACTCTCCCCTGGTCAGATGCACTTGCTTGGGAGGGGGAGATCATCTACAGAGGAAGTCAAGTGCTACAGGGATCTATCCCCAGGTCCGGAATGAGGTTTAGAGGTGGTGATGAGTACTTACGAAATGGTACCTCGGAGCCTCTGAAGGAGGGTGGTGGGTTCCCCTGCCTCAGCACTACCTGAGGGGGCCCTTCCCCCAGTCTTTGGGCTCTTAGCATCAGGTTCATCTTCTGCCATCCCGGCATGAGGGCTGGAGTTGGGAGAAGACAGGACAAGAAGATTTAacttccctcccccacacccccccGGAGGCCCCAGGGCACTCCTCACCTCTCTACccagaaagatagaaaaacagaaagaaagcctCCAAATTTCCCCAGTGGTCTTTTTCTAAAACTCGCCTTCTccaaaaattagaaattattccATTACTTCTCCAGGGCCATATATACCCAGAGATCTTTGCCATCTCCATTCTATCTGCCCCACCTTTCTGCAGTCTCCTAAATGTGGAAAACTGTAAAGGAAGAGATAGGGGCGATTGGGAATCCACATtagaaagaaaatttcatttctgCCTCTGACCCCATACTGCCCTCCTTCCCctcaaaaacaacaataacaaccacAAGACAAAGTTGTTTGATTCTCTAATATGCTCCTCACCACTGAATTTGCCTGGGAGGTCAGAAAGGATACGAACATTTTCTGCCCTTCCAGGCTTGGAAAAAACTGGGCCCAAGTTCTCATTACTTAATCTCGCCACGGCTTCCCCCGCAGCTCCCCTCCCCACGTCGCCGGCCCCTACGTCATCTCCCTCAACATCCCATCCTGATGCGcgcccccacctccctcccttccccctccattCAATCCCGCGTTGCTTCAAAGTGAGGGGTTCAGGGTAGCGGAACTCCTGGGCTGGGCGTAGGAAACCCGGTTTGGGGGAATGGGGTCCCAGATTCGGGGCACGTGCACATGGGTGAAGAAGCAGTTGAAAATACagccaaaatctttttctgctctCCTCCCAACTCATATTGCGCCCTCCCTACCTTTGAATAGTCGCCTTCCAACACAAGCAACAATAAaggtaagggagaaagagaaactaCCTCGCAGCCACCTTCACTCCAGCCCAGCCCCACGGTCCTGGCCCAGCGGGCTCGTGcgttgctttattttcttttttctgaatggCTGGAACAGCCCCGATCTGCCTAGATACTCGGACGGCCTGTTCTACCATTGGTTGTTGCTGCTACCCGGAGACAGAAGGCGCCGGGCTCGCACCGGCGGCAGCTAAAGTCTGCCTGGTAACAGAATCTGATTGGTCAATAGGGGAGGGAAAATCCAAAGTTGGTATTATTTGAGTCAAGAGGGGGAAGTCCGGGTTAGGTTTCGGTTAAAACTGGGGTCGGTTGGGACTGCCGGTCCCAAGAGGTTCTTCTCTTAAAGGGACCGCAGGACGAAAGACCGGGTGCTCGCCTCCTTTTGGAgctttctttgcttttgctttctcCTTCCGTGTTTCAGTTTTGCCTTCGGTCGTCAGAGCTACTGGAAGAAAAGATTCAATCGATgataaaataactagaaaattaTAGGTAGTAGTGATGGAAGTTCGCTGTAAGCTCACATTATCCCCTTTTGATGAAAAACAAGTTGAACCATTCCCCCCAGCCCTCACCAGCCAACACTCATGAAGACACTCACAAGAAACCTGCAAACACGGGCTCACATTCCTCATTGATGGAGGCCGCCAAACCTCAGTAGCTGTACCACGTTAAGCTAAAGTGCCCGTAGTGTTCCTAGGTTTACCGAGTGTACTTTATCTCCTTCCAGAGTGGCTAATGCCTTTGCATCCCCAAAGTTCTGCAGTCAGTGAACACTGGAATTTTGACTGACTTCCCCAGGGGGTGCTGGATGCCCACATGAATTTTTTCTCCTCGGAGAACATTGTACTGAAAGGTCAAGGGTTCTTCACTCTCTTAGTTAAGGCTTTTTAAGGTCATGAATCAGATGAAAGCAATGAACCCTCTGCCATGAAAAATGCAGGAACAGACCAAGCGGTGCATCTAATTTCAGAGGTCACAGACTCAAGGGTAACCACCCTTTGAATGGAGTACAGTATTTTGTTTTGCACAGCAGATATGTTACACCCAAAACTATCAATATATTTATAGTCCTGGCTTATAGTTCTCCAGTCTCATCGTCATTGTGCTTTTGTAAAGAGGACAGCAGTGTTGCCTGATTTCATGACCATAGCCCTTTGCAGCTTCCATTTCCCTACTACCAGCTTCTGTGGGTCGCAGGGGAACCCAGAGGATCACAGAGCTGGGGAAATAAGGATATACTGGCAGGAAGGTTTTCTAATAACAGCTAAAGTTTATTTGGTAACTGTGTGCCAGATACCAGACCAAATGTTAAACACCTCGGTTTGAAGTAGGAACTATTattgcctccattttacagacaaggaaacagatttgGAGAGGTGAAGGGACTTGTCCACAGTTACATTGTTAATTAGTGCTGGAATCAGGATCCAAAGTCAGACAGTCTGCCTGCGGaacccattctctctctcttttttaaaaataaatttatttattttatttatttatttttggctgcgttgggtcttcgttgctgtgagttgctgcgtgcgggctttctctagttgcgttgagcgggggctactctttgttgtggtgtgcaggcttctcattgcagtggcttcttttgttgcagagcacgggctttaggggcacgggcttcagtagttgcagcacgtgggctcagcagttgtggctcgtgggctctagagcgcaggctccatagttgtggcacatgggcttagttgttccgtggcacgtgggatcttcctggaccagggctcgaacccgtgtcccctgcattggcaggtggattcttaactactgcaccaccagggaagtcccagagcccATTCTCTTGAACACTGCCCTAGACTGCATAGATTGGCAGGTGCTCAGCTACAAATATGGGTATAGACTGATGGAAAGATACCCCAAACACCACTGTTTGGTATGAAGGGGAATATAGAACACTTTAACTGGAAAAAGAATTTGGGGTAAATTATGCTAGCTTAGGAATTTGCAGGTGGCAGAGAATAAGTGGGAGCTTtagcaaagggagaaaaagtatcATAGCTATGTAAGGGAGATTATTTTGACAGCACTGTAGAAAGGTGAGGTTGagtggggaggctgggggaggttaGAGATGGGAAAAACAGGCAACTGACTATTCATTTATGCCAGGTGTTATGCTAAGAGCTGGGGATACAAAGCTGAATAACatacaatgatccttgccctgaGAAGTAACAAGAAAAATTGTCTGATAAGCATCATCAtaacagcaaatatttatatagAGCTTAACATGTGCTGAGGATTGTCCTAAGGGCCTCATATATGTTACCTTTTTATCCTGAGGCAACTCTATCAGATAGGATAGTCATCTGATAGGTTATCCCCTTCttacagataaggagactgagTCATTGAGAGATTAATAATTTGCCCAAGTTTACACAGTAAGTGATGGAGTTAGGATCTGAACTGGGCTGCCCAGATTCAGAATTTGTTCTTAGGCGCTATTATACATTGCctactaatatatatttttaaaatttatttatttaatttatttatttgttttttactgtgttgggtctttgttgctgtgcatgggctttctctagttgcagcgagtgggggctactcttctgttGATATGTTCAAATCAGTATCAGCAAGGTCCACACATTGCATTGCATTTGGTTTTGGTTGATGTTTCTTAAATCTTTCTAATCTATACGCTCTCTCTCTCAATTTATTTGTTGAGGAAACTGGTCATTTGCTCTATAGAATTTCCCACATTCTGCATTTTTATGATTTCACCTTTATAgtgtttttaggtttttaaaactcGTTCTTCTGTCTCCTGTATTTCCTATAAACTGATTGTGAACTCTGCAGGCTTCATCAGATTAATTTTGgctttttggcaagaatacttcatAGGTGGTGCTGTGTACTTCCTATTGCATCACAGGAGGTACTCTTTTTGTGACGTAAAGATTGAATAGTGTATTCAGGTTTTGTCGCCTGATCTATCCATTATGAAGCCCCATCTCAGTCTTTCATTGAATGGTTTTAGCAGCCACTGATGAACATTGCCTGGATCCAATTGTCATTAGAGGTTACAAATTGGTACTATCCAAATTCTGTCACTCCTTCTGAATTTACTAGCTGAAATTCTTTGCTGTTgttatttggttggttggttgttttgttCGTTTTATGTTTGCGTCAGGTTGGGGGGATTTGCGGTTGGGGGCATCGATTTAGGGGCAGTGGTTGATGTCCCGGGGAATGAGAGGACGTGGAATCCAGCTCCCACAGGCTCTCACACATTGGGGGAGCTAATGCCTACCCCTCCGCACAGGGCCAGACCCCGGGGCCTAACCACCTAGGGTGCTGTGGTGGTGACTCACCAGGACCATGCATTCCTGTCTACTAGCTGAAATTTTGTAAAGGACGTTTCCTCATCAACTATTTGCTTATCCCAAAGCAAATTCTTTCTGAAGAAGTTTGGTTATTGAAAAGGACAGGGTAGAAACCTAGGATAGACTTCTGTTAAGACCCAGTAAATCCCAAGGCTCCCTGTAATTTAATTATCTTTTATAGTCACTTATTCATTAATGCACACTATGTGCTACTATCCAAGCTGGGTATTGGGAGGAAGCAGGGATTTTCAATATAATGTGACATATGTTCATGCTGAGGTAAAGTGCAGGAGGCCCCTAACCCAGAGCTGTCAGGGAAGAACGGCTTTCCCAGGGATATGGCAACCTGGCCCAGATGGCAGGTAAGGCAGCGGGAGGGAATCAGGACTCGAGTTGAGgtagatgtttcagggagcatgtttAAAGACCTCAAAGGGAAAGAAAGTGTAATACATTCTTGGGGGGGGCCTGGCCATCTTGGGCATCTTAGGCTACTCTAGTGTTTAAAACAAAGACACATTTGCAGAAGACTGAAAAGAATGTAGATTAATACCTGAATGTTGCTTGGTACTGTCTTGGGTAGAGAGTAAAGAAGTCAATAGAATTgctgcttgggggcttccctggtggtgcagtggttaagaatctgcctgccaatgcaggggacacgggttcgagccctggtctgggaagatcccacatgccatggagcaactaagcccgtgctccacaactacagagcctgtgctctaaagcccgtgagccacaactactgagcccacgtgccacaactactggagcccgcacgcctagagcccatgctccgaaacaagagaagccaccgcaatgagaagcctgcgcatggcagcaaagagtagcccctgctcaccgcaactatagaaagcccgtgtgcagcaacgaagacccaacgcagccaaaaataaataaataaataaataaattttaattacctTAGAATTACTGCTTGGCTGCTGTCTCTTAGGTTCCTGAAACTTCCATCCCATTGCTCTTATAAACAACTAAAGTCTTAGTGCAGAGAAAGGAGGCATCTCTGATTTGGGCAAGGTTCTAAAACACTGTCCAGGTGAGGAAACAAGAATGCCAGGGCCTAGTGTGCTGGGTTGGTTACCTTGATGTCCCCAGCCCTCCTGCCCCGTCGTGTTCCTGTCTCCCAGGTAGGAGGTGACACACCTAACCTCCTCAGAACAGTGTGTTCAACTGATGGCACCATCTACATCAGGGGTCTAGGGTATCTCCTGTGTGTGAGGGGGCACATTACATTCTCCTGGGGGTGGTGGGTGAGGTTTTAGGTTCATTAAAAGAAAGcacgaattaaaaaaaaaaaaaagtttaggaacACTGATTGACAGCTTCCTTCCTGTCAGCTCTCCTTGTGACGACCACCTCCAAAATCTTCAGGTTCTGTCTGGCCATAAAAGTGAGATTCTGGCACCCTTAGCATCATGCTGTGATCACTGGTATGAACTAGTCATCATAACCATCCCACCCCCTGGTCCTCTTCAGGACTTTCCCGTGCAAGATACAGAGGGTCGGCAGAGGAGGAGTCTTAGGCCCGGTGCCCCCAAAGACAAGGGGATCTCAGGAAAAGGTTCACCAGTTTATTTCTTAGTGAAATGATTTCCAAGAGCTCAGTGAGCAGCTCGCAGCAGTGGTGGGTAGATAGAGACACGGCTCAATTCGTTTCAACAGCCTGAGTTTGGCTTTGGGAGGACAAGCTGCCAAGGGTCAGGGACTGAGAGAGAAGAGCGAAGCCGGGTCCCTGCAGAAGTGAGGGCGCAGGATGCGGAGTGGGGCTAGAAGGAGTGGACTTCAGAGCCAGATGTCAGAGCTGCAGTCGCCCCCAGGGTAGCGGAGCTCATGGGCCAGGACTGGGCCGAGGGGCTCCTTCCCAAAGTCTACCAGGAAGTTGGGGTTCAACTTCAGCCCTCCCTTTACTGTGTCTACATCGATCTGCAGCATCACAGAGCCTTCCCTGGTAGAAAtaggagggagaagaaagaggtCAGAGGGGGCCCGTCCCCTTCCCCCAAGAATTAGGTAAGtgtgagggcagggagaggggttCCTGAGGAGGGCGCAGAGTCTGGAAGTGGAGCCAAGGAGTCTTCAAAAAGCCAAACCCCTCTGGGAGaggagggctgggaggggagcCCAGGCTGTCCACTTCTTACCTGATGAGATCAGGGTAAAACTGCTTGTCCCAGGCACTGTACAGCGACGTGGTGAGGTACAGACGCTTCCCATCCAGGCTAAGCTGGATCATCTGAGGGCCTCCGGCCACTTGTTTCCCCTTGGGAAAACCAGGGGTCAGACCCCAGGGTTACATACAGATCCTAGGCGGGAATCAGTGGCACCACCCAAACCCCAAGGACGTGCTCAGCCGCTGCCCAGTCCCCTCCCCCATACTTCTCCAGCGCGGATCTGAGGGGCCCATGAGCAGGAGAAGAGGTCCTCACCTTGACCACCAGGGGCTCTGGCTGGGATTTTAGCTCCTGGTCCTCCAGCACCTGCACGGGGCCTCCCTTAACAATGCTGCCCCCGAGGAAGACCTGGGCAGGGAAGTGCACAGCATAAAGGAGGACAGTGGTGGGAGGTTAGGACATTGCAGGAAGAGAACCTCGCTCCCTCACGTTCCCCGCATCTAGCCACGATTCCCCATGGTCCTGGCCTGAACCATCCCTCAGCCCCCATCTTTGCTTTTCCTGCACCTCCCTTATCATGCCCCAGCCAATTCATACCCTCCCTCCACCTCATGCCCAGATGTCTACTtcccccctccttcctctccatcctGCTAGGACCCACCTGTCCCGTGAGGCGGGGCCTCTTTGGGTCAGAGATGTCATACTGCCGCAGATCCCCATGCAGCCAGTTGCTGAAGTAGAGGAAGCGGTCGTCCAGGGACAGCAGAATGTCAGTGATCAGGCCTGGGTAGGGGGGTTGCAGTTCAGAGACACCTTAAGACTCTTGTTCCCCAGCCTGAGAATCAACCTTCTGATTCCCACGCTCCCCTGAGCACTCACCTGGCATTTCAGGCAGCATCCAGCCCTTCACTTTCTTGGGGGGCACCTGGATCACCTTCTCCACTGACCAAGTACCTCCCTGCATTGGGGTCAAGAGGCAGAGAGGTGAGCCTGTCGGAGCTGGGCGATGAGTGTCAGATCTGGGTCTCCCCAGGGCATACTGTCTACAGGGAGAGAGTAGATGCAGGGCCTTCTTGCCACTAGGGTCTAACATGCAAATCCCTTAAGGCAGGGATCATGTCTGCTTCACCactgtattcccagcacctaacacagtgcctgactcactaaatattttttgaatgaatgaataaataaatatagccaGTTAGGGCTTAGGAGAAATTAGCCTAGGACTGAGAGGAGACAGGCAGGGCAGGTGGCCTTGTTTTTTATTCCTGGGAAGTCTGGGTTGGTGGAGCCAGGCAGGCTCACTCCTAGGGAGAAGGGAGCATCATGGCTATGGAAGCTGGGCAGAGTGCTGACAGGACTGCCAGGAGGAGAGGGCCAGAGTGCACGTCACCTCATTCTTATAGAAGCGCTGGATGCTGGAGCTGAGGGCACAGCCCACGAAGCCCTGATCAGCGGCCGGGTTGTGAAGGAAGCGGATCTCCAGGGGGATGAGGCCGTCCTGTAGAGTCAGGGTCTGCACCATCTCATGGCGCTGCCAGTCCCACACATGTAATTGGTTCCCATACAGCCCTGGGGTGGGGATGCAGCCGGAAGATGGAATCAGGATCAGGGCGGGAGGGCATGGGCCAAGGCTGGGGCTCAGCACAGGGGAGAAGGTTGAAAAATGGGTTCGAGGGATCAGAAGGACACTTGAGCAAGTCAGAGCACTCAGCACATTCTACATCATCACCCCAAGAGTCTGGGGTCCACGAGAGGGAAGTAAGAGGGCTGGAGAGTAGGGGTTTGGAATAGAGAGCAGGGGTTTGTGTGACCAGGCTCCTGCCAGCCCACAGGTAGTGGGGGATTCTCACCCGCCTCAACATCAGCGGGGTTGAAGCCATCTTGTAAGACCTTGGGAGCTGCCCATTCAGTGCTGACCATGACATTGTGTCGAGGCTGGTACCAGAAGTCATAGCCCATAGGCGCAGCACCTCCAGGCCGCTCCCACGTGCCCTTCACCTCAAACGTCTCTCCATCCAGCAGCACAAAACCCCCTGAGCAGGGAAGGAAGTAGGGTGGTAGGTAGAGTTGGTGGAGGTGCGACCCACACCCAGCCCTCACCCTCAGGCCTGTCCAAGAGGCTCCAAGCCCATTGCCTGGTGCCCCTCCTCCCACTGAGTTTGCCAGATCCTTAAATTCAGGAGCTGAATTTGTACACCTGTCCAAAGGGTCCCACCCAGAGGGCCGGGTGAGAGGTGGGGACTTACTCTGGTGCCGCTACCTCCCATCAAGTTCATCCCTCTCCCAGACCACAGGGTAAATTTTTCCTCCCTTGAGCCAAGATCTTCTGGGACTCTGTACCCTGTGCTTCCTTTGCCTAGCCTCCTACTTTCAGGGTAGGGTTCCTGCCAGAGTCTAGACTCCATTCTGCTCACtcactccatttttttttagagagaaaattatatttatttataactccACATGAATGCCCACTATGTTTTTCCCCAGCTGAATATGTCATGACACCTTGCCTCTTCTTTGCAAATGTAAATAGATGTCTACTCCTAAGTGTTCTTAAATCTAGGAATGTCATGCATCCCATCTCCTGGAAAAAGCAGTTAAATAGAGTCTAATGCAGTAAACTTAACTGGATGACCTTAACTGATATTTCACTCCAAGCCTTGGATGGGGTGTTCTGGTGACATACGTAAGGCTGGGAGAGAAGCAGCACAGCACGGTAATTAGGACATAGATTCTGGAGCCATGTTGCTGGGTTTGAGTTCCAGCTCTGCGACTTAACAGCTGGCTGactttgggtaaattacttagCCAGTCTGTGCCCCAGCTTCCTAATCTGTAACACAGGGATCACAGTAGCATCTATCTCATAGgttgtgtctggcacatagtagacatttTATGTGAAAGCTCTAATCGTACCATAAATGAGAAAGTAGCTCTGACAATTAAGGATCTCAAGGACTGTGAGAATTGCTCATGAATTCACAAAGGCCGATACTAAATGCACATGTTTTCTGGGGCCATGTCTGTACTTGCTCACATTTCCCACGGCAGACAGTTCTGACTATAACTTGTAAGTGAATTCATCATTCAAGGCTCACCTTCATAAAAAGAATTGAAACAACTGAAGTTACTTGACTGTAGTTTAAATATTGGATGAGACCCTGCCCTCTGGTTCTCCCTGGAAGGTcattccatccctccctcagTTTGGGATCTGCTTCCCTCACAGATGTGCCTACTATGCTGGCAGGTACCTTTGCCATTGCCCTTGGGGTCTCCCAAGGAACTGATCATCACCTCTCCACTGGGCAGGCAGTGGGTGGTGTGGAGGTAGCCCAGGTCACACTTGGCATGGATGTCCTCGGGCTCAACAACCTGGAGAGGGTAAGGAATGGCATCAGAATCTTACAGGGCCAGGAGTCCCCACTCCGcactcctcccctcccacacTTCTATCTACTGACCCTGCCCTCTTTTCCTCTGAAAAATAGACACAATTTTCCCTGCAGGAATATGGCAAAGACTGAGTCTACAGAGCAGCAGGGGCGTCACAGAGACTGATAACTCCCCAGCAGAAAACATGGACTTCTCTCACCCTGCCTGTCTTGAGGGCACTCACAGCCCTTTGAGACCATAAGCTCCTCTCAGGCTGGGAGGGATGCCAGTGTCAACTTTGTATCACCAGCGCCCAGCAgtgagtgcctggcacaaagaagGCACTCAACAAAGTGTTGAAAGGAAGGATCAGAGGCTCCCGCGtaagggaagccctgggctcctAACTGGCTGGGGCAATGGCTCCTTCTCCAGCTCGGAGTGAAAAACGagagcctccttcctcccctgtggTGCCCCTGGGTGATGATGACCCAGCACACCTGGTAACTCTCCTCCAAAGTCTAGCCCCACTCACTGCTGTTGAGCCCCGACCCTGCACAAGAGCTGCAGGGAGCTGCTTTAGGGGCGGCTTCCTTGCCCACAGGCTGCCCTGGGTGGTAGGCACATTAGGGGCCCAGAGCTGGCTAGGGCAGAAGACGTGCCTTGTGCAGCTTCGGAGCACGGGGCTCGGTGCCCACATCCACCACGTAAATTCGGGAGGAGATGAGACTGGGCAGCAGCAGCTTGGTGCGCGACTTGGTGctgtccccgaagcagctgctgcAGGTGTTCCATCCTGAGTGATGCAGCTCGTCCTTCAGGTGGGGCATGGGCAGCCGGTGGATGACCTAGGATAGGAGACTGGGCAGGGGTGGTGCTCACCCAGACCACGCCTCTGTGCGCTTTCGGAGAAGGGGCCCTCTGGACCCATTTCATCCTGGCAGCACAGCACAGACTTCATTTTCAGCACCGCCCTCGCCCATGGGTGGGGGGTGCCCTTGTGCAGTGAACAGCCTGAACAACCATACCCAGGGAGGgtgaagaaagatggagtagGGAAAGGGCACTGACAGGGCCAGGGCTAGAGGAGGGGTCTGAGGGTCCTCTGGTGCCCAAGCCCCACCTCACCTGGCAATACTGGGGAGACTTGGGGTCAACGTCCACAGTGGCCAGATAATCCGGGGCCTCAGTGTTCGTGTTTCGGTAGATACAGGGCAGGTAGACAATCTCCTCCCTGGGTCCTAGAGGGTAGAAAGCAggtggtggggtgggcagggtggggacgAGGGCCGGGGCAAGACAGGGTGTGTGTCAGCAGTGGAATCGGTAGCAGGCACTGGCTTGCCTACTCCTGGGGGTGTTAGCTCTCAGTCTTCTCACACTTACCTTTCATGGCCTCCAGAGGTGAAGGGTAGCCAGGTCCACACTTCCCACATTTCGTAGCTGTGGAAACAATGGGGCATGCTGGCTGCACCACGCTCTGGAGGATGAGAGCCTTCTTCACAGGCTGCAACCCGAGCCCCCCAAACCCCCGGCCCGCCACTGGCCAAGGCAGAGGCACTGTCTCAGGTCTCCTCCAGACCCTCAAAACCCTGATGAGTATGTGGGTATGGCAGGAAGAGCTGCAGAGCTATGACCTAAAGGTGCACAGGCCCTTGAGCAGGACCCAGGGGAGGCAGGAGAAGGGTGAGTGCAGGGGAGGCggtgtggtgcagtggttatgacATTGACTTGGGCCCCAATCCCAGCTGGTCACTGACTAGCCATGGGAGcttaggcaaatcacttaacctccctggcctcagtttccacatcatcTGTGAAAAGAGGGTAATAAGAATACCACAATGGGCTTTTATGAGAAATAAACAAGAAGCTGCAGTCAAGTGCGCAGCTTTGTACTTGCCTGGTAGGAGCCCGTAAACGCTGGCTGTTATTGAGGAACAGCCATCAGGGAGTGACGGTGGTGCCTGTTCAGCTCCTTTCACTGAAAGGTATCTAAACCAGGAGCTGGAACacttcctgcttccctcccctcTGGGTCCTGACCCCAGGCTGCTGCCAGAGCCTGGGTTATATAACCAAGGGTCTGGTAAGGGATAGGAGGCTGAAGTTCAAGGCTGCAGGACTGATACTAACTGAATGTCCTTAGACCAGTTTCTACCCCTGGGTGGGCCCCATCCACTTCCATTATCTGTAAAGCAAGTTGTTTGGCCCAACCCTGGAAAGCTCAGAGGCCCACCCACCAGAGCTGTAGGAAGTGGCCCTCCTTGTCCCCTGAAGTCTGGCAAGAGAAGCCATGTGGATATACGGGACCAAAGTCAGTCGCTGAGAAGGAGGGCTGCCACCAGGCATTAAGCATCAGGATTTGGGGCCTAACCAGGAGGAAAGGCTGAGGAATAAACAGAAGGAGCTGTAGGCCGAAAGAAATCCTGGAGTGGAGTTCACAGGACTTGACACTGCCTCCCTGCCTGGTCCCACGGCCAGTCCGGCTACTGCCCCAGCATCGAGCCTCCACTGGTGTCTGGGCTCA includes these proteins:
- the SELENBP1 gene encoding methanethiol oxidase isoform X1, producing MLIGSESTVPVSWWRPKPRDVELPDVVSHRAQEDGSGESGTWTHDPALAPVRAAVAGRHDLPRTPARPSVSAHSWQTRREQSAPPSSMATKCGKCGPGYPSPLEAMKGPREEIVYLPCIYRNTNTEAPDYLATVDVDPKSPQYCQVIHRLPMPHLKDELHHSGWNTCSSCFGDSTKSRTKLLLPSLISSRIYVVDVGTEPRAPKLHKVVEPEDIHAKCDLGYLHTTHCLPSGEVMISSLGDPKGNGKGGFVLLDGETFEVKGTWERPGGAAPMGYDFWYQPRHNVMVSTEWAAPKVLQDGFNPADVEAGLYGNQLHVWDWQRHEMVQTLTLQDGLIPLEIRFLHNPAADQGFVGCALSSSIQRFYKNEGGTWSVEKVIQVPPKKVKGWMLPEMPGLITDILLSLDDRFLYFSNWLHGDLRQYDISDPKRPRLTGQVFLGGSIVKGGPVQVLEDQELKSQPEPLVVKGKQVAGGPQMIQLSLDGKRLYLTTSLYSAWDKQFYPDLIREGSVMLQIDVDTVKGGLKLNPNFLVDFGKEPLGPVLAHELRYPGGDCSSDIWL
- the SELENBP1 gene encoding methanethiol oxidase isoform X2, translating into MKGPREEIVYLPCIYRNTNTEAPDYLATVDVDPKSPQYCQVIHRLPMPHLKDELHHSGWNTCSSCFGDSTKSRTKLLLPSLISSRIYVVDVGTEPRAPKLHKVVEPEDIHAKCDLGYLHTTHCLPSGEVMISSLGDPKGNGKGGFVLLDGETFEVKGTWERPGGAAPMGYDFWYQPRHNVMVSTEWAAPKVLQDGFNPADVEAGLYGNQLHVWDWQRHEMVQTLTLQDGLIPLEIRFLHNPAADQGFVGCALSSSIQRFYKNEGGTWSVEKVIQVPPKKVKGWMLPEMPGLITDILLSLDDRFLYFSNWLHGDLRQYDISDPKRPRLTGQVFLGGSIVKGGPVQVLEDQELKSQPEPLVVKGKQVAGGPQMIQLSLDGKRLYLTTSLYSAWDKQFYPDLIREGSVMLQIDVDTVKGGLKLNPNFLVDFGKEPLGPVLAHELRYPGGDCSSDIWL